AGTTAATGTGATATATATAACTTAAGAGTGATTCACTAGTACCAGTAAAGTAAAGCTAATCTTTAGCTTAATTGGTCCACTATATTATGTGAATATGAGATCTGGCTATAGCTAGGTGACACCAGTCCATGATTAATAAAGAATTGGATTATAAGTAAAGTTCATTAATGAGAAGCACGTCAATCCTTTAACAAATATAAAACATATTAACAACTAGCTACTAGTATTTTCTTTGGTGGTTAGGCTTTTGAGATTTCACGCTTGTATCTCTTAGTTTACAGAAGTTAGATAACGTGTTATTTCAGTAGAAATTCTAAAAACactcaaaaaagaaaaactacctttataaattaaaaggaaaaaacgGCCCAtataaattgaaagaaataaagagCATGACTAAGCGGTTAATGAGGTGAGTAAAACTTATTGAAGTCCATGGTTCaaatttcaatatatatatatatatatatatatatgtgagagATAGCAGATACTcaataaaataatcaagtaacggCGTAGACTATATATCTGTCTTACATAAGCATATATGTTCGTAGAGAAATGAAAAACGACGGAAAGGGAATGAGAAAATTGCAGAATATTATTTAACTATACGCTGCATATAAACATACGACCtactttaaaaaagaaaaaaacaatttCCTAATAATAGGTCGCGCTGCTTTAAAAGAGGAAATTTGCACCTTTTTAACTGTGGCCTGCTTTTGCCTCTCTTAGTTTAACAACGGAAAATAAGTACGCAAGTAGAGTAGATACATAAAgatacatattttattttttacttcttttctctttttgtggtTATAAAAGGGTAATAATCATAAAGGTGCATGTGTTACTTTATACAGATAATAATTGCTCATGTGTTCATAGCAAGTTCTCACCAGCAATGCTTAGGAAATACTCATatatgaaattaaaaagaaaattgaaaatcccaactGAAGTTATTACGTGGGACCTTTCCTTACCTGTTCCTTTGGATGGATCATGCAAAACTAAAATTGGTTAGGGTAGAGCACTCTTCCACTACTTCTTTGACTTGATAGATTATTGAAGATTTTTTCTCTTATATATAACCAAGTAAAGAACACCCCCGACTACTTGCTACTTCCCCTTTGGGTGCCAGAATTAAAAATAGTTTCTTTGTACTAGTATAACATATGTTGATGGCTTTTCCTTCATTTCTACCTAGCATGATGGAATTTGTTTAGTAATGAAATATAAAGTTAAATTAACTTAGTACTGTATTAAGAGAATGTCATATACATTACTACTATAACAACGGATCGGAATGTATCGGAAAGTGCAACTTTtcctttttataaaacaaaatacACTGGACGAAAGCTTGAGATAGCAGAGTCAAAGAGGCCTTGTATTCTAATGCATAACCACTAAAAAGCATACACAGATATCTGCTGCAATTAGCACTGCCCCCGGCTGCATCTAAGGGCTGCTGATGTACATGTTGACACTGAGCGTCATAGCCCACAGTTGCATCCGTGAGTCAGTGAGTGTGTGCGCATCGTCATAACAGGTGTACGTGTCTGCTTACTCATATTATATACTACTCCTATACGcattattgaattttttttaaaagtatagATAAGAGTAAATCCACTATCTCATAATAAAAGTATCTACTATATGGTATACCTAAGTGGTCAATGAAATGGGTGTGAACTTTGAATATAAGGGTTTGAAGAGAAAGTTCAAATTCCAAAGGTgacaaaaataatactaatagatGATTTATTTCTACAAGTTTAAGTCTTATTACATGACatgctcttttcttcttttcaatagagTATCAGTATTTAATGCCGTCAAGTCAATCAAGTAGTTTATACTTCACTCTCAACACAACCAACTCCTCTAAGTTTAATGATACACTCGAAAGCTTGGTAGGCGCATGCCACAAGGTGTAGAGGTTAAAAACCATCCTTCCATGAAAGAATGCATTTTGATGGTCTTAGTACTCGGCCAGAAGCAAAAACAGCATGTTGGTTAATCAGTCAGAGCTTTAAAAGGCTAAGAGCTTATATCCTTAAAACTTCTGGTACGAGTACCTTCACGAAACAAGATTATCCAGTGAAGCTTTGTACAATGTTGGCTAATTTCTTATTACCCATATCAAAGGTCTTCCTTTGTAGAGCTGAGAAATAGACAAAGGAGAGGACAAGGGAACATAAAAAGAGAGGAAATCCGCGACTGTACAAAACAACTAAATTTACGTATATAAGAATTTTTAAAAGGATCTTCATCCCCCTTTTTTGGAAATATGGCTCAATTGGCCATAGTTTAActttacaaataaattctaagaaCCTACTGTCAGTCAAAACAGCTTCCCAGGAAACTGGTGTTAAGCAAATCAAATAATGGCTACTGTACAGTTCCAAAAGCATAGCATCCATCAGCTCCTGTAACACCCTTGTAATGTCATTTCTTGAAGAGAGTAAAAATTATCTTCCACCAGCATTATGAATATACAAGGAAAACCGGAACCTGCAAATGAAGCATCACCAGATTGATTCAACCACACAAAACCTGCCTCTGTCTACAGCATGAATGTAAATGTCAAAACATAGCTTAACCCTTAACCATCTCAACTCTTGTATATCCAGGCTCCATCCCCAAAGACTTCTTCAATCATAGTGCAGGTTGGTAACAAATCAACTTCATTTCTGGCACAACAGCTCAAGTACCCAACATCCCATTCTTTGCCACCACATGGCCCCAACACACGATCATGCTCAATGCCACTGCCCATACCAGTAATATCATTTGCCCAACGTTTACCATTGTTGGTCTGCCCTAGTGATGATTCTGAAGTAACCCCGGCTGCAACAGTGGTACAGGAGCCATCTTGGACTTCTTGCTTAACCACTTTATTTGATAGGCCTTGGTCTTGAGGCTGTAAACTAAGTTTATAACTGCTGTTACTATCAAACAGCTCACCAGGACATGATTCCGGCACATCAGTGAAGACCTTCGTGCTACAAACATTTACAGCCTTATAATCTTCCCAGGTAGCATCACCGACATCCTCATGATGTTTATCGAGCTCCTCATGGATCCCATTGCCACTGAGATCATTATGATATGCTGGGGATTCAACCACAGACTCCTCATCTTCATCCGTCATATTAGCTTCCTGATCAGCATCACCAACAATCTCCAGCCACTCATCATTATCACTGTCTATGTTCAGTGGATCAAATCTGTTCTGCTCAGCACGTTTTCGCAAAATAAAAACATTAAAATAATAGCTAACAAGTTCCTTCCTGCTCCGTGAAGGAAACTCAATAGCAAGATGGTTCCAGAAATTCTTGCCCAGTGATGCAGGATTGGACAATACAACCTCATGAAATAATTCCTCTTCCTCTTCACTCCATTTTTCTGCCACTACCTCTCCCATGTCACAAAAACCCAACCTAACAAATGTCTCCTCGCCAAGGTCTAGCTTTAGTTTTTCCCTTGTTTCCATGATGTGCAGCCGAACACATCTTATGGAACCTATATCTTCACATGGACATTCGCCTCCTCTCTCTACAATATTCTCCCCATGATCTGCACATAGCTCCATTGCAGGCATTGTAATGATACTCGTACCAGCAAGTTTATTTTCATCAGCTTGCGATGAAGGACACAGAGTTTCATGTATGCCCTCCACGTACAGTTTATCCTGATTACCAAATGCAACCCATTCGGGTAATTCTGCTTGAAAATCAGGTCCAATAGGGACCATCTTTTGAGGAGGATCACACAATAGAGAAGAATGCATCTCCCCATGATGAGCAGCGGCCCTGAACGGATTATCAAAATAGTAATATTCAGGAGACATCAATATGTGAAAACGCGCCTCAGGCCTGATGTCTTCCTCACTGGTGCAACTGGTGGGCCAGGAAGAGTTAGAAGCAGAGCCATAAATGCCCATCTCAGTTTCTTTCTCAGAAGAAAAAAGAGCTTCAGCCACATTGTGACTATCAGGTTTGCTGTCAGCATTGGTTCTTGAAGAGTTTTCCTCATCACCACCTACCAAAGATATAGAGATACAGATCAATACATCGGAACCCACACTATAAAGAGTATGGAGCTAAAAGATTCACTTAACATCCAAAATCTGCTCCTAAAAAGAGCAAGCCTGTAAAGAGAGATTTGGAGAAAACTGCTCCAACCTTAAAAAAATACTTGGCAAGTCTTACAGGGTACTGTACTACACCAGTGACTGAAAACATTTTAAAATATGGTACGCAAAGCAGCAAAAGCAGTGCAAAGAATATCTCAAACTAACAAAATAATCTCTTGTTACCTGAAGCATAAGCCTTCACAGCCACTGATTCACGAGAAAGTTCCAAAACTGAAACTATCTGACAGCTAGGTTCATGTCTTGGTTGCTTAGATGAAACCTCATACAACTCCTCTTCACCATACGACCTTTTTTGCACCATAATTAGCTACACAAGGAACTAAAAAATATGAGATATTTAAACGTAAACTGGAAGAAGGTCAAAGATTAGCAGAGAGGGGAAATTCCTTCAAGTTCCATGTGTTTAAAAATATGTAACAATACATATGATTTCATAATCACAAAAGACATCCACAAAATAACTTCAAGAAAATAAAGGGATAATAACTATACTTCAGAGACCACAGAATTGCACTAGAACACCACTAAATTCAACAGAAAACCTGAACAATGAGCATTCCAACCCAGTTCTATACAGCACACAAGGGCATTCTAATTAAATATATAGCTGTATTGTCTAGCTGAAAAGAAGATACTAAAGGTAAACACCACATCAACTCTCAATAAACAGAAAAACCGACATGATGTTGTTAGTCAGAGCATTTGG
This DNA window, taken from Nicotiana tabacum cultivar K326 chromosome 4, ASM71507v2, whole genome shotgun sequence, encodes the following:
- the LOC107792646 gene encoding uncharacterized protein LOC107792646, whose translation is MVQKRSYGEEELYEVSSKQPRHEPSCQIVSVLELSRESVAVKAYASGGDEENSSRTNADSKPDSHNVAEALFSSEKETEMGIYGSASNSSWPTSCTSEEDIRPEARFHILMSPEYYYFDNPFRAAAHHGEMHSSLLCDPPQKMVPIGPDFQAELPEWVAFGNQDKLYVEGIHETLCPSSQADENKLAGTSIITMPAMELCADHGENIVERGGECPCEDIGSIRCVRLHIMETREKLKLDLGEETFVRLGFCDMGEVVAEKWSEEEEELFHEVVLSNPASLGKNFWNHLAIEFPSRSRKELVSYYFNVFILRKRAEQNRFDPLNIDSDNDEWLEIVGDADQEANMTDEDEESVVESPAYHNDLSGNGIHEELDKHHEDVGDATWEDYKAVNVCSTKVFTDVPESCPGELFDSNSSYKLSLQPQDQGLSNKVVKQEVQDGSCTTVAAGVTSESSLGQTNNGKRWANDITGMGSGIEHDRVLGPCGGKEWDVGYLSCCARNEVDLLPTCTMIEEVFGDGAWIYKS